The proteins below come from a single Oerskovia jenensis genomic window:
- a CDS encoding aminopeptidase P family protein, which produces MREFTAQDFAARIDRAAAQARDAGLAGVLVTPGPDMTYFTGYTPTAMTERITLLVVPAEGEASIVVPVLERPDLDRAPGAAALHATPWTDGVDEYAVTADLLDAAGRYAISDSAWAMHLLGLQRTLPGSSYSAMTQALPMLRAVKGPDEIERLAAAGAANDATFADIVEIRFSGRRELDVAADLAGFLRDHGHSQVDFTVVGSGPNGANPHHEAGDRVIQEGDMVVLDFGGLKDGYGSDMTRMVHVGGDVTDQQREVFEIVRAAQQAGVDAVRPGATCQDVDRAARAVITDAGYGEQFIHRTGHGIGLTTHEPPYMIEGEEQPIVSGMCFSVEPGIYLPGNFGVRIEDIVVAFPDDLPDGGRRLNNAPHDLHVVE; this is translated from the coding sequence ATGAGGGAGTTCACCGCACAGGACTTCGCCGCGCGCATCGACCGCGCGGCTGCCCAGGCCCGCGACGCCGGCCTCGCCGGGGTGCTCGTCACCCCTGGCCCGGACATGACGTACTTCACGGGGTACACGCCCACGGCCATGACCGAGCGCATCACGCTGCTCGTGGTCCCGGCCGAGGGCGAGGCGTCGATCGTGGTGCCCGTCCTGGAACGGCCGGACCTCGACCGGGCACCCGGCGCAGCCGCCCTGCACGCCACCCCGTGGACCGACGGCGTCGACGAGTACGCGGTCACGGCCGACCTGCTCGACGCGGCCGGGCGCTACGCGATCTCGGACTCTGCGTGGGCCATGCACCTGCTGGGCCTCCAGCGCACCCTGCCGGGCTCGTCGTACTCGGCGATGACGCAGGCCCTGCCCATGCTGCGCGCGGTCAAGGGACCCGACGAGATCGAGCGCCTCGCGGCCGCGGGAGCCGCGAACGACGCGACGTTCGCAGACATCGTCGAGATCCGTTTCAGCGGCCGCCGCGAGCTCGACGTCGCGGCGGACCTCGCAGGCTTCCTGCGCGACCACGGCCACTCACAGGTCGACTTCACGGTCGTCGGCTCGGGCCCCAACGGTGCCAACCCGCACCACGAGGCGGGCGACCGGGTCATCCAGGAGGGCGACATGGTCGTGCTCGACTTCGGCGGCCTCAAGGACGGCTACGGCTCGGACATGACGCGCATGGTGCACGTCGGCGGCGACGTCACGGACCAGCAGCGCGAGGTCTTCGAGATCGTGCGCGCCGCGCAGCAGGCCGGGGTCGACGCGGTCCGACCGGGGGCGACCTGCCAGGACGTCGACCGTGCCGCCCGCGCCGTCATCACCGACGCCGGGTACGGCGAGCAGTTCATCCACCGCACGGGCCACGGGATCGGCCTGACGACGCACGAGCCGCCGTACATGATCGAGGGCGAGGAGCAGCCCATCGTCTCCGGCATGTGCTTCTCGGTCGAGCCCGGGATCTACCTCCCGGGGAACTTCGGGGTCCGCATCGAGGACATCGTGGTCGCGTTCCCGGACGACCTGCCCGACGGCGGCCGTCGCCTCAACAACGCACCGCACGACCTGCACGTGGTCGAGTAG
- a CDS encoding NADP-dependent oxidoreductase, giving the protein MRAITYSRYGGADVLELSELPTPKVGPDTVLVRVKATSVNPVDWKVRQGYLDAIMDATFPVVPGWDVAGVVEQVGLDTPELSVGDEVFGYVRKDVVSGGTTAELVAAPVRTLARKPAAWTWEQAAGAPLAGLTALQTIDRTGLSSGQTVLVHAAAGGVGSMAVQIAVARGARVIGTASERNHEYLRSLGAEPVTYGDGLAERVRALAPEGVDVVLDYIGGEALATTPDVLRDGGTVASVVEAAARDELGGHYVWVRPDVEGLTELARLADAGQLTVDVAEVYDLADTAKAHEASRTGHVRGKVVITV; this is encoded by the coding sequence ATGCGAGCCATCACCTACTCCCGCTACGGCGGAGCCGACGTCCTCGAGCTCAGCGAGCTCCCCACGCCCAAGGTCGGACCGGACACCGTCCTTGTCCGGGTCAAGGCCACGAGCGTCAACCCCGTGGACTGGAAGGTCCGCCAGGGCTACCTCGACGCGATCATGGACGCGACCTTCCCGGTGGTCCCGGGCTGGGACGTCGCGGGCGTCGTCGAGCAGGTCGGCCTGGACACGCCCGAGCTCTCGGTCGGCGACGAGGTCTTCGGGTACGTGCGCAAGGACGTGGTCTCCGGCGGCACGACCGCCGAGCTCGTCGCGGCCCCGGTCCGCACGCTGGCGCGCAAGCCCGCGGCGTGGACGTGGGAGCAGGCCGCCGGGGCGCCCCTGGCCGGACTCACGGCCCTCCAGACCATCGACCGGACCGGGCTGAGCAGCGGGCAGACCGTGCTCGTGCATGCGGCGGCGGGCGGCGTCGGGTCGATGGCCGTGCAGATCGCGGTCGCCCGCGGCGCCCGGGTCATCGGCACGGCCTCCGAGCGCAACCACGAGTACCTGCGCTCGCTGGGCGCCGAGCCCGTGACCTACGGCGACGGCCTCGCCGAGCGCGTGCGCGCCCTCGCGCCCGAGGGCGTCGACGTCGTGCTCGACTACATCGGTGGCGAAGCACTGGCCACCACGCCCGACGTCCTGCGCGACGGCGGCACGGTCGCCTCGGTCGTCGAGGCCGCGGCCCGCGACGAGCTCGGCGGGCACTACGTCTGGGTCCGCCCCGACGTCGAGGGGCTCACCGAGCTGGCCCGCCTCGCGGACGCCGGACAGCTCACGGTCGACGTCGCCGAGGTCTACGACCTGGCCGACACCGCGAAGGCCCACGAGGCGAGCAGGACCGGGCACGTGCGCGGCAAGGTCGTCATCACGGTCTGA
- a CDS encoding VOC family protein, which translates to MTGTQIFVNLPVADLEKSKAFYTQLGFTINAQFTDENASCVVISDTIYVMLLTHEFFRRFTPKDIVDARIATEAINAISAESRPGVDDLADRALAAGGSQTNPPQDEGFMYSRSFSDLDGHLWEVMYMDPSAIEG; encoded by the coding sequence ATGACCGGAACCCAGATCTTCGTCAACCTGCCCGTGGCAGACCTCGAGAAGTCCAAGGCGTTCTACACGCAGCTCGGGTTCACGATCAACGCGCAGTTCACCGACGAGAACGCGTCGTGCGTGGTCATCAGCGACACGATCTACGTCATGCTCCTGACCCACGAGTTCTTCCGCCGATTCACGCCCAAGGACATCGTCGACGCCCGGATCGCGACCGAGGCCATCAACGCGATCAGCGCCGAGTCCCGCCCGGGCGTCGACGACCTCGCCGACCGCGCGCTCGCCGCGGGCGGGTCGCAGACCAACCCGCCGCAGGACGAGGGCTTCATGTACTCGCGCAGCTTCTCCGACCTCGACGGTCACCTGTGGGAGGTCATGTACATGGACCCGAGCGCGATCGAGGGCTGA
- a CDS encoding amidohydrolase family protein — translation MPLFPAAPQAAVTVLRNVRPWGADPVDLHVADGHITRVTPHSSTEAEAPRAGTAPVPGEVDGRGLLALPGFVNAHAHVDKSWWGKPWVSYGGEATTQGRIAHEREHRDELGIPGVDVTVAVLREFLRHGTTAIRTHVDVDLGLGLRGIDVVRESLFVLGGAVDAEIVAFPQDGVLRRPGVLELLDAAAAAGAEHIGGLDPASIDRDPVTQLDGLFEIAERRGVGVDVHLHDGGELGAFQIELMIERTIRAGLQGKVNVAHGFAVGQLPPTRMADLVEAMGDAGISMTTVAPIGATPLPLDLLREHGVKVGLGTDGIRDLWAPYGTGDLLALTTRLSQLARFRHDEDIVRAARLATSDAAHFVGRRVHDLVEGARADVVLVDAENTMDAVVRAPSRALVVAGGQVVARDGEVLV, via the coding sequence ATGCCCCTGTTCCCCGCCGCTCCTCAGGCCGCAGTGACGGTGCTGCGCAACGTCCGCCCCTGGGGCGCCGACCCCGTCGACCTCCACGTCGCGGACGGGCACATCACCCGGGTGACGCCGCACTCCTCCACCGAGGCCGAGGCCCCCCGCGCCGGCACCGCGCCCGTCCCGGGCGAGGTCGACGGGCGCGGCCTCCTGGCCCTGCCCGGGTTCGTCAACGCGCACGCGCACGTCGACAAGAGCTGGTGGGGCAAGCCGTGGGTCAGCTACGGCGGTGAGGCCACCACGCAGGGACGCATCGCGCACGAGCGCGAGCACCGCGACGAGCTCGGCATCCCCGGCGTCGACGTCACGGTCGCGGTCCTGCGCGAGTTCCTGCGGCACGGCACGACCGCGATCCGCACCCACGTCGACGTCGACCTCGGCCTCGGGCTGCGCGGCATCGACGTGGTCCGCGAGTCCCTGTTCGTGCTGGGCGGCGCGGTCGACGCCGAGATCGTCGCGTTCCCCCAGGACGGCGTCCTGCGCCGACCCGGCGTCCTCGAGCTGCTCGACGCCGCGGCAGCCGCCGGGGCCGAGCACATCGGCGGCCTCGACCCCGCCTCGATCGACCGCGACCCCGTGACCCAGCTCGACGGGCTGTTCGAGATCGCCGAGCGCCGCGGCGTGGGCGTCGACGTCCACCTCCACGACGGCGGGGAGCTCGGCGCGTTCCAGATCGAGCTCATGATCGAGCGCACGATCCGCGCGGGCCTGCAGGGCAAGGTCAACGTGGCGCACGGCTTCGCCGTCGGGCAGCTTCCCCCCACCCGCATGGCCGACCTCGTCGAGGCCATGGGCGACGCGGGCATCAGCATGACGACCGTCGCCCCGATCGGTGCGACCCCGCTCCCGCTCGACCTGCTGCGCGAGCACGGCGTCAAGGTGGGCCTGGGCACCGACGGCATCCGCGACCTGTGGGCGCCGTACGGCACGGGCGACCTCCTCGCGCTCACGACCCGCCTGTCCCAGCTCGCGCGCTTCCGCCACGACGAGGACATCGTCCGTGCGGCCCGGCTCGCGACGAGCGACGCCGCGCACTTCGTGGGGCGCCGGGTGCACGACCTCGTCGAGGGCGCGCGCGCCGACGTCGTGCTCGTCGACGCCGAGAACACCATGGACGCGGTCGTCCGGGCGCCGAGCCGTGCGCTCGTCGTGGCCGGCGGCCAGGTCGTGGCCCGCGACGGCGAGGTCCTGGTCTGA
- a CDS encoding GntR family transcriptional regulator, whose protein sequence is MSADQPFEPEADRVARIVREQIIDGDRDPGDKLVERDLAAELGVSRVPVRDALKALISEGLVTPRPRTWAVVRTFTDADVEDLIEVRSALETLTFRLAAERRTPDDLAALETVLDREARAAREHDAKTAHRAGADFHELVATTAASPLLDEIGAITSSRLRWLLGQHVDLQEMVDEHRGLLAAIRAGDGQEAARLAVGHLRTSRDAARTRRAAQGPARG, encoded by the coding sequence ATGAGCGCAGACCAGCCGTTCGAGCCCGAGGCGGACCGCGTCGCCCGGATCGTGCGCGAGCAGATCATCGACGGCGACCGTGACCCGGGCGACAAGCTCGTCGAGCGTGACCTCGCGGCTGAGCTCGGCGTGAGCCGCGTGCCCGTCCGAGACGCCCTCAAGGCCCTCATCTCCGAGGGGCTCGTGACCCCGCGCCCCCGGACGTGGGCCGTCGTGCGGACCTTCACCGACGCCGACGTCGAGGACCTCATCGAGGTGCGCTCCGCGCTCGAGACCCTGACCTTCCGCCTCGCTGCCGAACGCAGGACCCCCGACGACCTCGCCGCGCTCGAGACCGTCCTCGACCGCGAGGCCCGGGCCGCGCGCGAGCACGACGCGAAGACCGCCCACCGCGCCGGCGCCGACTTCCACGAGCTCGTCGCGACGACCGCCGCGAGCCCGCTCCTCGACGAGATCGGCGCCATCACCTCGAGCCGCCTGCGCTGGCTGCTCGGGCAGCACGTCGACCTCCAGGAGATGGTCGACGAGCATCGCGGGCTCCTGGCCGCGATCCGCGCGGGGGACGGGCAGGAGGCGGCGCGGCTCGCCGTCGGGCACCTGCGGACCAGCCGCGACGCGGCGCGCACCCGGCGCGCCGCCCAGGGCCCCGCGCGAGGCTGA
- a CDS encoding ATP-dependent DNA ligase has product MASSTAAQTVSVGGHRLKLTNLDKVLYPATGTTKGEVLAYLAAVADVLLPHASNRPATRKRWPNGVEGPVFFQKNLDAGTPTWVRRRTIQHKHSTNAYPLVNDLATLTWLGQVAALEIHVPQWQFGRTGVQKNPDRLVLDLDPGEGAGLPECAEVARLARGVLRGMGLDPLPVTSGSKGIHLYAALDGRQTTDEVSAVAHELARYLEAEHPDLVVSDMKKALRGGKVLVDWSQNNGNKTTIAPYSLRGRAHPTVAAPRTWDELDDPDLAHLDKDQVVERVQTMGDPLAALTAGHLASLEPTPERMATFARKGAAPSGGGSTDDGGRDAAPGDPPRRDRLETYRAKRDASRTPEPVPEAAPPTSQGNSFVIQEHHARRLHWDFRLEHDGVLVSWALPRGEPTDPQQNHLAVQTEDHPLAYGSFEGTIPAGEYGGGEVTIWDAGTYELEKWRDDEEVIVTLHGEQHGTRRLALIHTGGHQQHGSSGTSGRAEENNWLIHLMAPRDEGQAPQRATPHTAPRGKVTGQHPTEPDDEPAGAALPRPMLATAGTVETLTAEGDADDWAYEMKWDGFRVIAQVTGGAAAPGGTSAPRVRLVSRSGKDMTVTYPELADLAARVPPEELPVVVDGEIVALDARGRPSFRRLQHRANLTRAGDVAAARAKVGVELMLFDVLSVGGRSLVRRTYDERRAILEDLVDGSGIVHVPPAFDGDLAGAVATSRQLGLEGVVAKRRTSTYTAGRRSRSWIKVKHSHSQEVVVVGWRPGHGDRSHLVGSLLLAVPDDVGLRYVGRVGSGFTEKDRRDLVTRLGRIERVTNPALDVPAADASDARWVTPHLVGEVDYADWTSAPEGDGKLRHAVWRGWRPDKSPEDVRRED; this is encoded by the coding sequence ATGGCCTCCTCGACGGCGGCGCAGACCGTGAGCGTCGGCGGTCACCGCCTCAAGCTCACCAACCTGGACAAGGTCCTGTACCCCGCCACGGGCACGACCAAGGGCGAGGTCCTGGCCTATCTCGCCGCGGTCGCGGACGTCCTGCTCCCCCACGCCTCGAACCGGCCGGCGACGCGCAAGCGCTGGCCGAACGGCGTCGAGGGGCCCGTGTTCTTCCAGAAGAACCTCGACGCCGGCACGCCCACGTGGGTCCGGCGCCGCACGATCCAGCACAAGCACAGCACCAACGCGTACCCGCTCGTCAACGACCTCGCGACCCTCACGTGGCTCGGGCAGGTCGCCGCCCTGGAGATCCACGTGCCGCAGTGGCAGTTCGGGCGGACCGGGGTCCAGAAGAACCCCGACCGCCTGGTCCTCGACCTCGACCCCGGTGAGGGCGCGGGGCTGCCCGAGTGCGCCGAGGTCGCCCGCCTGGCCCGCGGCGTGCTGCGCGGCATGGGCCTGGACCCCCTGCCCGTGACGAGCGGCTCCAAGGGCATCCACCTGTACGCCGCGCTCGACGGCCGCCAGACGACCGACGAGGTGAGCGCGGTCGCGCACGAGCTCGCCCGCTACCTCGAGGCCGAGCACCCGGACCTCGTCGTGAGCGACATGAAGAAGGCGCTGCGCGGCGGCAAGGTGCTGGTCGACTGGAGCCAGAACAACGGCAACAAGACGACCATCGCGCCCTACTCGCTGCGGGGCCGCGCCCACCCGACCGTCGCGGCACCGCGCACGTGGGACGAGCTCGACGACCCGGACCTCGCGCACCTCGACAAGGACCAGGTCGTGGAACGCGTCCAGACCATGGGCGACCCGCTCGCGGCCCTGACCGCGGGCCACCTGGCCTCGCTCGAACCCACGCCCGAGCGTATGGCGACGTTCGCGCGCAAGGGGGCTGCGCCGTCGGGCGGCGGGAGCACGGACGACGGCGGGCGCGACGCCGCACCAGGAGACCCACCCCGCCGCGACCGCCTCGAGACCTATCGCGCCAAGCGTGACGCCTCCCGGACGCCCGAGCCGGTCCCTGAAGCGGCCCCACCGACGAGCCAGGGCAACTCCTTCGTCATCCAGGAGCATCACGCGCGCCGCCTGCACTGGGACTTCCGCCTGGAGCACGACGGCGTGCTCGTGAGCTGGGCCCTGCCGCGCGGCGAGCCGACCGACCCGCAGCAGAACCACCTGGCGGTCCAGACCGAGGACCACCCGCTCGCGTACGGCTCGTTCGAGGGGACCATCCCGGCGGGCGAGTACGGCGGCGGGGAGGTGACCATCTGGGACGCGGGCACGTACGAGCTCGAGAAATGGCGCGACGACGAGGAGGTCATCGTCACGCTGCACGGCGAGCAGCACGGCACGCGGCGGCTCGCGCTCATCCACACGGGGGGCCATCAGCAGCACGGGTCCTCCGGCACATCAGGCAGAGCCGAGGAGAACAACTGGCTCATCCATCTCATGGCCCCGCGCGACGAGGGGCAGGCGCCACAGCGGGCGACACCGCACACCGCACCGCGCGGCAAGGTGACCGGGCAGCACCCCACCGAGCCCGACGACGAGCCCGCGGGCGCCGCCCTCCCCCGCCCCATGCTCGCGACCGCCGGGACGGTCGAGACGCTCACGGCCGAGGGCGACGCCGACGACTGGGCCTACGAGATGAAGTGGGACGGCTTCCGGGTGATCGCGCAGGTCACCGGCGGCGCTGCGGCGCCCGGCGGCACCTCCGCCCCGAGGGTCCGCCTCGTGAGCCGCAGCGGCAAGGACATGACCGTGACCTATCCCGAGCTCGCGGACCTCGCGGCCCGCGTCCCGCCCGAGGAGCTGCCCGTGGTCGTGGACGGCGAGATCGTGGCGCTCGACGCACGCGGTCGCCCGAGCTTCCGCCGCCTCCAGCACCGCGCGAACCTCACCAGGGCGGGCGACGTCGCGGCGGCACGCGCCAAGGTCGGGGTCGAGCTCATGCTGTTCGACGTCCTGTCCGTCGGCGGTCGCTCGCTCGTCCGACGCACCTACGACGAGCGCCGCGCAATCCTCGAGGACCTGGTCGACGGGTCGGGGATCGTGCACGTGCCACCTGCGTTCGACGGCGACCTCGCGGGGGCTGTCGCGACGAGCAGGCAGCTGGGCCTCGAGGGCGTGGTGGCCAAGCGCCGCACGAGCACGTACACGGCCGGGCGGCGCTCGCGGAGCTGGATCAAGGTCAAGCACTCGCACTCCCAGGAGGTCGTGGTGGTCGGCTGGCGCCCGGGGCACGGTGACAGGTCGCACCTCGTGGGATCGCTGCTGCTCGCGGTGCCCGACGACGTGGGGCTGCGCTACGTGGGCCGCGTCGGGTCGGGTTTCACCGAGAAGGACCGGCGCGACCTCGTGACGCGCCTCGGCCGGATCGAGCGGGTCACGAACCCGGCCCTCGACGTCCCGGCCGCGGACGCCTCGGACGCACGCTGGGTCACGCCGCACCTGGTCGGCGAGGTCGACTACGCGGACTGGACGAGCGCCCCCGAGGGCGACGGCAAGCTGCGGCACGCGGTGTGGCGCGGCTGGCGGCCCGACAAGTCGCCCGAGGACGTGCGCCGGGAGGACTGA
- a CDS encoding TetR/AcrR family transcriptional regulator → MQTAPTSLRERKRAETWLTIHQAAAAVVREKGLHHATVEEIAAAAGVSPRTFFNYFTTKEEAILGLVPPTVSDEALAAFRAETEGPAFERVVRFLLSILRSTLHPGVPFAERKALVREHPELRKHAMGYVSQVEGLVNDLLSDRAEDGTGFSELASLGLPDSPDTARALLMLAGTIMRFAYSRNPGTALSDADAEAEISEAITIFREVFEATL, encoded by the coding sequence ATGCAGACCGCTCCGACGTCCCTCCGCGAACGCAAGCGCGCCGAGACCTGGCTCACGATCCACCAGGCGGCCGCCGCAGTGGTTCGCGAGAAGGGGCTCCACCACGCGACCGTCGAGGAGATCGCCGCCGCGGCGGGAGTCTCGCCGCGGACCTTCTTCAACTACTTCACGACCAAGGAGGAGGCGATCCTGGGCCTCGTGCCCCCGACCGTCTCCGACGAGGCGCTCGCGGCCTTCCGTGCCGAGACCGAGGGGCCCGCGTTCGAGCGGGTCGTGCGGTTCCTGCTCTCGATCCTGCGCTCGACGCTCCACCCCGGCGTCCCGTTCGCCGAGCGCAAGGCGCTCGTGCGGGAGCACCCCGAGCTGCGCAAGCACGCCATGGGTTACGTGTCCCAGGTCGAGGGGCTCGTCAACGATCTGCTGTCCGACCGGGCCGAGGACGGGACGGGGTTCAGCGAGCTCGCGTCGCTGGGCCTGCCCGACAGCCCCGACACCGCGCGAGCGCTCCTCATGCTCGCCGGCACCATCATGCGCTTCGCGTACTCGCGCAACCCCGGCACCGCCCTGAGCGACGCCGACGCCGAGGCCGAGATCAGCGAAGCGATCACCATCTTCCGAGAAGTCTTCGAGGCCACGCTATGA
- a CDS encoding MDR family MFS transporter: MTTTPRTGSTPAPTQGAAPTRGAAPTEPAPSDQAAPAPETKDRKIVLLFLGLMVTMLLASLNQTVLSSALPTIVGELNGVEHMSWVITAFILASTITMPIYGKVSDVLGRKPLLLTAILLFMAGSVIGAVAGDMNLLIVGRTVQGLGGGGLMILSQAAIADVIPARERGKYMGIMGAVFAVSSVAGPLLGGWFTEGPGWRWVFWINIPLGILAALATVFLLHLPKKARSTERVRHDYLGMALMAVATTAIVLVGTWGGSQYAWGSATILGLIALAVVAAVAFVLVEKRADEPIIPLHLFADRNFTVTTIAALATGIAMFGAIGYMPTYLQMATGASATVAGLLMIPMMGSLLVTSVVTGQMVSRTGKYKVLPIVGSLILGVGLALLSTVEADTPTPMICVFLGVIGIGLGSSMQILTLIVQNSFPLREVGTATAANNYFRQVGATLGSAVVGSVFISRLTSLIAEKFPQGTGSAGGTGSLTPDLVQSLPDGVRALVIESYNEALVPLFLYMVPLAVIAAIALCFVHEKPLATSVEHEIAAESLAEGQLLVSDADPDTDADPDEASDAVGRGESVSAGARPER, translated from the coding sequence ATGACCACCACCCCCCGAACCGGCAGCACGCCGGCACCCACCCAGGGCGCGGCGCCCACCCGAGGTGCCGCGCCCACCGAACCCGCGCCGAGCGACCAGGCGGCCCCCGCCCCCGAGACGAAGGACCGCAAGATCGTCCTGCTCTTCCTGGGCCTCATGGTCACGATGCTGCTCGCCTCCCTCAACCAGACGGTCCTGTCGAGCGCGCTGCCCACGATCGTCGGCGAGCTCAACGGCGTCGAGCACATGAGCTGGGTCATCACGGCCTTCATCCTCGCGTCGACCATCACCATGCCGATCTACGGCAAGGTCTCCGACGTCCTGGGGCGCAAGCCCCTGCTGCTGACGGCGATCCTGCTGTTCATGGCCGGCTCCGTGATCGGTGCCGTGGCGGGCGACATGAACCTGCTCATCGTGGGCCGCACGGTCCAGGGCCTCGGCGGCGGCGGGCTCATGATCCTGTCGCAGGCCGCGATCGCCGACGTCATCCCCGCACGCGAGCGTGGCAAGTACATGGGCATCATGGGTGCCGTCTTCGCGGTCTCCTCGGTCGCGGGCCCGCTGCTCGGTGGGTGGTTCACCGAGGGGCCGGGCTGGCGCTGGGTCTTCTGGATCAACATCCCGCTGGGCATCCTCGCGGCTCTCGCGACGGTCTTCCTGCTGCACCTGCCCAAGAAGGCGCGCAGCACCGAGCGCGTCCGCCACGACTACCTCGGCATGGCCCTCATGGCCGTGGCCACCACTGCGATCGTGCTGGTCGGGACCTGGGGCGGCTCGCAGTACGCGTGGGGTTCGGCGACGATCCTCGGGCTCATCGCGCTGGCGGTCGTGGCGGCCGTCGCGTTCGTGCTCGTCGAGAAGCGGGCCGACGAGCCGATCATCCCGCTGCACCTGTTCGCCGACCGCAACTTCACGGTCACGACCATCGCAGCGCTCGCGACCGGCATCGCGATGTTCGGCGCGATCGGCTACATGCCGACGTACCTGCAGATGGCGACCGGCGCGAGCGCGACCGTCGCGGGCCTGCTCATGATCCCCATGATGGGATCCCTGCTCGTCACCTCGGTCGTCACGGGCCAGATGGTCTCGCGGACCGGGAAGTACAAGGTCCTCCCGATCGTCGGGTCGCTGATCCTGGGTGTGGGCCTGGCCCTGCTCTCGACCGTCGAGGCTGACACCCCGACCCCCATGATCTGCGTGTTCCTCGGGGTGATCGGGATCGGGCTGGGCAGCAGCATGCAGATCCTCACGCTGATCGTGCAGAACTCGTTCCCGCTGCGCGAGGTCGGGACCGCGACGGCGGCCAACAACTACTTCCGCCAGGTCGGTGCCACGCTGGGCTCGGCCGTGGTCGGCAGCGTCTTCATCTCACGCCTGACCTCGCTCATCGCCGAGAAGTTCCCGCAGGGCACGGGGTCAGCGGGCGGGACGGGGTCGCTCACCCCGGACCTGGTCCAGTCCCTGCCCGACGGCGTGCGCGCCCTCGTGATCGAGTCCTACAACGAGGCGCTCGTGCCGCTCTTCCTCTACATGGTGCCGCTCGCGGTCATCGCGGCGATCGCCCTGTGCTTCGTCCACGAGAAGCCGCTCGCGACCTCGGTCGAGCACGAGATCGCCGCGGAGTCCCTGGCCGAGGGTCAGCTCCTGGTGTCCGACGCGGACCCCGACACCGACGCCGACCCCGACGAGGCGAGCGACGCCGTCGGGCGGGGGGAGAGCGTGAGCGCCG